The Episyrphus balteatus chromosome 3, idEpiBalt1.1, whole genome shotgun sequence genome segment TCCAGTGTGATAGGATAGGAAAGGGGAGAATGATATCCTGTAAATTCAACAAGTACCATAAGAAACAGAAACAACGTATATTTGGGTGTGCATGTGCAGTGTGCACTAGAGTGTttgatcattaaaaaaatgtgtttgctTCTATTTTATCGAAAAGAAGCGTATTAACGAAAATCTTCTCAATATCATCTTACTCTTTATTATaaacttaaactaaaaaaaatgagtaCACTATACAAATCTTCTTGTAAATTCGCAACCCCATTCGATAAAATATATtcgtaaataaaatttattttctgagTTTAACACAGCTTTTAGAACAGATTTCGAAAATAAATTCTATTTACGAGTCTATTTTATCAAAAGCGGTCTTCGTTGAATGAGTGAAACTCTCTTTGACCATAGAACTCAATGTAAGGAACTTTACTCAACATTTATCATATAAGTATCTTAGAGCTGTACGTCCAACAtgttcaatttttcattttttttttttttttcatgactaAAATTTGTAACATCTATCACAAAATAAGATGTAAAGCTTGTCATGCCCGTAACATAGATTTTGCCTTAAACAGATATATATTGTAGGCGAAGCCAAGAAGGATTATAATATCGCACATTACATACAATCTTATAccaaatttgaaacaaaatatctCTGGAGAAACCAAAAAAGTTTTAGCACCAAGTCAAAGATTATCCTGGCACATTCCATGTTTTAGCTAAATGTGAAATGTTAAATTCCAtaacttttatatttaaacttAACCATAATAGCACCCTATTATTAATTACtatgaattaaaaacaatcatgtAAGTTTTGTTCTATTAAAATCATTTGCTCTTGTGTCCACCAAATCAAACTCTTCACTTCTTCAAACAGCCTGCGATGTAGAATTTCAACTAAttcactttatttatttttttttttttatttttttttgtgttgtcttGCTATACAACATTTTTGTGTCGTTTGCTTTCTTACTTACCCTATAAAGGTTaaacagaaaatgaaaaaaaaaagaaaaataagaaagaataAAACACCATCTAGCATAAATGACTCAACCCAACCAACAACAGAGAGTGCGAGCTCGCAGAGACCAGAGTTAAAGCAATAAACCTGACCGCGACCGCGCTGGCCATCTACACCGCACCGGCCTATTGGCCAGCTCCTGCTGTTAAATTCAGTATGTTGTTTGCCCGCAAGGGGCATTTCTCTTTACGCAACTTTAGTTCTTCCCTGAAGATTACGGCACAAGGACTGACGACGTCGAGTCAAATCGAATCGAGTGCGAGTCAAGTCGAGAGTCGATTTGCCAGAGTGCTGAATTAGTAGCTGGTTGGTTGGTTAGTTCATCCATATCGGTTTGGACTATACAACTACTGGCTTTTGATGGTGGTTTAAAACTTCCAAACAAGAAGAAGTTACCGTGTTGTATATCGGCCTCTCTGGTCcaccatcaacatcatcatcagcagcatTCGGTTGTTGCAGAACATATACGAGTCGAGTATACACGATTCCCATCCGGTCTATTATCTTGCCACTGCTCGGTTCTGACAGTATTGCTTCTGCTGTTGCTTCCACTGCCACTGCCACTACTTCTCTGTGTGACATACCACCGATACAAAATAGTGTGTCAATATATATGGCATGGCATGGGCAATCTGAATTTCTGAATCACTCAGTCGAGTGCAACAAATCGTCGAATACGGCTGGCTCGGCAAAATACTGCGCTTCTGCGACAATAATATCGGCAAAACGACCGCAACCAAAACGCTAACAACTATACTCTCGCTGTGTGCTGTGCTCGCTACTGCTGCTATTCTCTCACGACTCACGATACGAAAACCTAAATTGCATTCAAATTGATTTGTTACTCCGGAAAGTTAGTTGTTGCCGATATATTCTCGCGGGGAACGCTTTTCGAGTGCGTgaattgaatacaaatttttttgtttgatttgcaTTTCGTTTTTGtgtgtgattgtttttttaggttttttgtttttttgctttagttgtttttgttttggttttgttttttttttttttgttttgcggaAATTTTAAGCATTTGAATCACGAAGTTCTTTCCGAGAGCGATCGATATAATGTGATTTTCGGGAGAGTGTGTGCCATTATCAGATCAATTTGTGAACGCCGAGGAATCTTCATTTGCCTTTAGGTATGTTGTTGCAAAGTAATTTGttgggattttttaaaattaaatagcaAATTCATTGATACCCCTTTTACTTCTATACCTTTACGACTCTTCTGGGGtctgtcgccgacttttgtgtGGCTTTTTTGTGTGATGCTTGATGGACTAAACTATTGGCGACAATGAGACGGAGGTAATGGGACGCATCTCACATCTcacagaaaaatacaaaaaaaaaaaaaaaaaaaaacagaagaatcCCTTAAGGAAATCTTTTTTTCCGACCTAAATTCCAGAGACCCAAAGAGTTTTATGTATAGTTAGAGTTTGAGTTACCATCAGAGAGAGGCGCATATATACGGGGACGGCGCCAGGTCTGGCGAATACCATTCAGCATTCCTTTTTGTGATGAGTTCTCTTTTAAGCCTTGTTCGGGTTGAATGCATATATTAAGTATAAATTGTGGTTCGCAGTGATTCCAATTTCGAAAtgattctttctttttttttgtatttttttttttttattcatttctaGATTTTATCTGGTAGCGCAATTAAGAATCAAGCATattgaatcttttttttatttttcttctgtttgtatttattttagttttttttttgtttttatttatttttgtgtttttttgtttaagtggaCTTTATACATATGTGTACTCGTTGTATAGCATCATAGTGATTCAAGGAAGGGATATTAAATGCATGatgatgattattttttttttatgaaattctttaGCATACTAAGGACAAGTAGTAGCTATAGCATACGCATTAATGACAGAGTAAATTTTCACCCATtgatggtacaaaaaaaaaaaaataaataaagaagaaaatttgAACAGAAATGATGTGTATAAGGAATGCAGTTCTAGAATTGTGATAAAATTCTGATTGAGAAAATGTATACGGAAATGAAATTCTTTAAGGAGTTTTATATTTTCTCATTAAGcttgtttgtgtatttttttttttttttaaatatttaaaagcaaGGTTCGGGTTAAACGGCCAGTAGTTgtatctcaaaaactatttaatattcatatttgttttttaaatttctggTTTTCTTGATTGCTGCAATAAAGTcaatattgtttaaaataataacaatagcTAAAGAACTTACTTGGGCCCTATGTTGACCCTAGATGATAGGGGTtacagtttttggaaaaaaatgttactcatacaccccgATGACCGTACTATGGAgcttttgtattaatttattttgtgcgTTAGAAAAGAAATAACCTAAAAGGATATATATAAGTATTTGCGAACTTTGATcacataaataaatcaaatgtaacaaaaaaaacccCAGAGCCTTTGTGAAGTTGACATTCCCAATTGTGACTTGTTAAAACTATGTGATTCTAAGCCCAAAATTACCCCAGCATATCCTACATTTTCTTTAGATAGCAAAGTTTTCAACCTCGAGTGTCGAGTGCAtcattaccaaaaatatcaaaaagaaattaaagaaattttcggTTTTCGTTGTATAAGATAAGTTTTTGTTATAAGGCTGTAGTAGATACCTATGTCTTAAATaatgtaattaattaattaaattatctatTTGGGCCTAGTCGTGTTAATCTTAAATgaatgtttactttttttgccattttaaaGGTGAATTCTTTCTAATTATTGTACAATGCACAAGTACATATGTTGCCTGGATATTGACTCTTATGACAAATTCATCGACATCATCGTGGATGTGCTCGATcattcattttaaacaaaaaatgctcCAAActacatttaaatataaatcggTATTTTACCAGACCAAAAGCCCGTTGCAAACTATAGACTATGGCAGgagtcaaaaaaatataattctgcTTTTAATGGATGCATTCTGAAATTTCTGTAATGTAAAAACTGAAGTGCAAAACGTAAAATTTAACTACTTTCTCGATGTGTCAGTTTTAATGGTTTAATGGTTTTTCTAAACTGATcttaaatgtattaaaaaaaaatttctaatataGTAAACATTACTTTTTTGTAAGGAATTACATacataaatagaaatttttaatgtaTCCTTAAATTTTCCGTAAAATGATCTGTTTTTGAGGTATTAGAAGTCAAATTCAAAAGGATGGTTTGATGACTAatattgcaattgaaaaaaaaaaaaatcatagaagagtcaagaaaaagaaattttgaagcCTTATACATAAATAGGctatctaaaaataataatttaatcagaaaaaaattgtgcaaatacatcacttgaaaaaaaaatacatatttggtaAAATCGTAAAACTAGAAGAAAAATAGCTTTCACATTGTCTTTTATCGTTATTCGAtcataaaaaacaataattttactCAAAAACTATAGCCATAGAATCCGAAATTTAGGTACAAGTACATGGAAAAACTTTCGAACAAAGTACAAATTATGTAgatattttcacaaattatctCCTATCGAATCTCAATGTAAAATCTTAAAGCCCGTTTTCAAAAGACCAGAAATGATATAATTTCGCCAGTTAGGTCAGTTCgaatttcaaaggaaaaaaaattcttatatacGATTTTACATATGCGATATGCGAAATCTCATCTCATTTGGGTTCCAGTTAATACAGGCTTTACCTAATAGTCAGGCCAATTTAGACATCcaaggttacattaattcctagcaagctgaaaattggtaggattgttggaaacaccatcataaattaaatcgatCCGAGAccaggaaaaaaatttacttggggtcaaaggtcacaaaaactaactttcttaaaaatattctcgtctaaggtgaatatttttaagaaagttggccacttttctatagatttattttataccacaggtgtttaaaatttttcataaaatacttttttcacattttgcatcaaaaaacaggtttaaaattttttttaaggaaaatgtgcaatagctatgcaatttttaaagtgtttatgtactcatccaattattgtagaaaattataaaaaaaagaaataaataaaattcattcattcatggttgtagtgaacgaaaacataagataataaaattttaaatacactgaacgaaaaaaagccaatattatatgaactggttgcgatagaacattTTTCtgtctgtttttagaacagtcataagtgtagctatcagccgttttatggttgtccattctctatcggacaccctgtatatattcagacctattctaaacaaaaattcccagggaaatggtttcgggagaagggctccattcggaaaaatggtgaaaatttccattttttttttgctttccccatattcttaactaTTGAAGCCTGGTATGCaactcgcgctaaattttatctcccatacaaattatcgaaaatttttagccgagctaaaatggatcccatacaaattatcgataacttgtatgggaattttatctcacctaaaatttagcgcgaacagcgtaccaggcttaaagaacgaaattcaagctaaaaaaataatgaaatttcagtaACTCagcttcaactttttgaatcgttatacctaagaaacggtgggtcttaggaaaaaaagtgtcatgacactcgtatttttttacgaaaacatACCTTACCcttaaaatacctttatttatcgctgattaaaaaaaaaacttatacaaaaaagaaaatgaatgaagaaaaaaaaagagttgcaGCAGATTCTTTGTAGGATGTTTTTCTTGTTAGGAATCCCAAAGCGGAGAGGAGCACACGATGCGATGATGACTCGTTTTCGTTTGTTTAGTTGGTGTACGAGTATTTGGTGTATTCGCATAGTTGCGTTGCGTAGATGCAGATTGCGAATTGACATTGTTTGCAGGGGTGATAGTGCGGTATGGTGCGCGCATTAGCCATACAGTGTGATGAGATAAAGAGTATTAGTTTCTATAATTAtcaacttttttgtactttttttttaatgaggatATTCACAGAGTACGTGTATTTTTTCAAACGCAAAATAGATGAGTGTTGTGCGATGAAGTGCAGTCGCACTTTTACACTTTATGGCGGTGcatcattaaattaatttcgaTAAAAACGTGACTCTTCATGCGACACTTATGCGACTCGGGTGAATATAACGCCAACTCTTTATGTAGGTCAAGTGCAGACAGTGTTTTGcgtcaaaataatgaaaaaaacaacaaacaaaaataaataaaatattcatattatgctttggtttgtttgttttttttttttttgtgtgtgtttaaaTGCATTATGTCAACAGCTTCTGCGTtctatatttcaatattttaaatgacaCCTTATGACTGCATTTGTTGAacttttgtttccttttctcatttttgacGTGACTTAcatataaaattgtataaagacGAACAGAGTGCATTGAATTCATCATCATGCTAATATTAGGGATACTTTGTGTGACATTGGCTAGTTCAAAAGTAGATAAGGAGGAGAGTTTGATAAACTTGGGGTCTGCGTCTGAgtaattgcattttatttttgttccttattatttttattgaaatgataCATGCTCTGGTTTTTGCATGTGTGGCGATATTATATATATAGAATAAAATGCCTAAGTTTGAAGCATGTAGATAACACGCAGGTAAGAAGGAGGAATAGAAAATATCAGTAAATCGGAGAAAAATTTAGGGCTAATTGTACACATACATATTTAAACTCTATTTCAactatttatatgtttttagaTCAAGCCTTTAAGTGAggattcgtttttgaaaaacaaacgaaaactAATCGTATCGAAGACTTTGAAGAATATAAAATTCGGTTAATGCgctaaaaaacaatatttaatattttgtgggtctatgttaataaaataatagcTTGAAAGGCTCAAAGAATAAAATCACTTTAGTAGTAACAAGGCTGCACCATGGGCTTAAATTTTTCCATTTCGtcaaacttaattatttttgtaagtaAACCACTTATTTTAGCGAGATTTTTACactcaaaacaataaaaaaaagttttctttttatcattaaaaaacaaCAGCTAAACTATAATAATTAACGGTAAATTCATTTTAGTATTTTGTCAGtgataggaattttttttattaacctttaaattttgtttgtgaaataatgttacacatacgccatatTGACCGCAAATTAATGTATACTTGTTTTCTTATAATGAATCGCATAACTTTAGTCccattaagacaaaaaaaataatagcccCTGCATACAACTAAAAGTTGAAGATAATATTTTTGCTGGCTGCTCGACAGCTGAACTCTAGCCTTCAGAACTGATTTTTCATGGTAACACCGGCTTATAATTTTTTCACGAGCCAGAAAAGGAAATTTGCATTttcacttttcagtacattttcttgagatctatcTCAAGAAAGTGAGGTAGATCTgaagaaaatgtactgaaaagtgggataagagcttaagctcatttttattgcataaGGTCCCTTATGTCAGTGTCAAAATCTTATCAATGTGTTTGAAATCAGTTGTTCTACTCTCTATTATCCTCACATTTTCTCATACATATTAACCGATGAATTTGAAGTCAttcatcaattaattttttatcaaaattctacaaaaattcacaaaagtttaaacaaacaacggaaataaatttttaataaaaaaaatgaaaattcaatcaaaaaatcgaaaaatcaaacaaattcgtcgaaaaacaaaacgaacaaAGACCAAAAAGAAACCCACACATTCAATGGAAACACAAGTAACTGGCCAACAAATTGATGAAGCTCTTGATGAAATGTTGGAAAACCCTCCAGATGGTATTCAAATTTATAGATCTTATCGATTGCACCGAAAGAAGTTCAAATATCCAAATTTATTTATGGCTGGAAAACATCCTTCAGCAAGAAGTAATGATTCAcatattttatatgattttgaaccgaaaattatcaaaaaagaacaatctaaaaaagaaaccatttaaatataaaaattagagTCTTGTTATGTTCAAAatgtaaatttaataataaaatcttagtttaattaaaaaactcaatgattttcttttaatttagaTGAATTGTTTTTTCTGAACATTCATTTCATCCGCATGATTTAACacgattttaattttcaaaaaatgcatcaaataCTATTTTCGACAGCGATCGCATGTTAGCAATTGCTTTTGAAGTATTTAAATCCAAATAAAGCAATAAACATAAATAAGTCTGGCATTTTTGCACGCTTATTATAGCATGAACGTGTCAAATTGAAGAAACAATGTTGCCCATCAATTTTAAACAATCTGCAACattgttttcaacttttttatttaaaaagaaagatcATCTATTTTAATGTCAAtcaataaaaatcgttttcaaAATCTAATAAAACATTTACCAggacaagaataaaaaaaaaaggctctTATTCATGGGCAACATTCTGTTTGACGAAAACATAACAATCGTGATGTGCATGTGGACAGTTTGGTTTAGATTTATGAATGTAAtcgtatttgttttttgttagtttatttTTGCGTTCGTAAATGCACAGACTTTCTCTTTAAAATTGTGTCTTAATGGGACTAAAGTTATGCTATTCtttagagcattttttttttaaacaaaatttaaaggttaatcaaaaattttctatcgcTGACGAAATACTAAAATTTATTTACCGTTAATgttctgattgttatctcgacgTGTTTTTATTGTACTTCTTTAATATTTTCGGTTTCAGTAAAGTCTGCTGAATAGATGCATCTACTTCAATCTAAAATAAGGTGGGTTGGATTTGAAGTTTTCttcaatcttttttattttcttatttagtATGTGTCCTTTAAAGTGTTAGTACACATAGAATAATTTTTCCAAACCTCCAAGAACGATTTAAGTTTATATTTACGGTTGCACTAAagagcgatttaaaaaaaaaagtgatagcTGTGAGcagcatttaaaaaaagcagATATTAATATCTGCTAAATAATCGCATTTTAAATAGCAGTTAACGCCTCAAATCACTCTTGATTTTTCTTCCTGTTTTGATGTCAGGTTTTTTTTCCAGGGATCTATaacttatatttatttaaaaattaaaatgaaaatagcaTTTACAAatgaatacaattttgtttttttttttgtatattcacCTATTTTAGGAATGCTGGAAGCTAAACAGTTCTTTTGCCTTTTACTAGCTGTGAGTATTTTGCGAACAAAAGACATATACGGAGCACATCAGCGTAGAGTTCGTGCAAATAGGGCCATCGATGTTAAAGATAAAATAATAGAAATACAATGTTATGCAAGGTGTTTCAAACCAAATACAGAAAATCGATACGTAAGTTTCTTTTACTTTCTTTACTTTTCAAGTCTTAAAATGTATTCTTCTTCAAAAAGGACTGCGAAAGAAAATGTAGATTTGAAATGACCAAGACACCTCGTCCTGGTAAATGTCCCAGTCTAACATTTTCCAATCATATTGGTGCATGTATTGATACCTGCCAATATGACTTTGATTGCCCTGAAACACAAAAATGCTGTTCAAGTACTTGTGGTCCTGTATGTCAGGATGCAGTTGGCCTTGACAAAGATCCAACACTACCACCCATCCCGAAGATTATTGCTTTCAAATTACCCAAAGGTCAAAGAGTATGCGAGGTAACGATTCAAGCATCAGCAAATTCCGTCTACGCTTATCACGTTGAAGCCAGACATCACGTTGGAAGCCTATTTTCAGCACGAAAACTTGGCAACTGGCAATGGCAATCGGTTGAGAAAATTGCAgaaatttcagaaaataaaacaagaagGTTTGTAAAGCCTTCATGCCAAACAATAcagaaaacatttttcaatttttgtttctcGACCAAAGAACAGGAATTTCATTCAAGCTGAAACCCGGCAGATGGTATCAATTTCGAGTTGCAGCTATCAATGCAAATGGCTTCCGGGGCTACACAGAACCATCTAAACCTTTTGCATTATCAAATCGTAAGTGTTATACTATCTTAGAAAATATGTGCTCTATTCTTCTGATTGTAGAGAATATTCGTGCAGATCCGAAGCCACCAAAGTCACCACCAGATCTTCAAGTGCTTTCATCTAGAATTCTTCCCAACGGACAGATGTCTCTGAGAGTAGCATGGTGCCCGGCAAAATCGGATCTACCAATAGAAAAATACAGAGTTATTTGGGCCTTGTATGTAAGGTCCAATGATGATTCTTTGATTGCAAATGAAACTTTTGTTAAAGATGTAAGATAATTCAAGTTATATATTTAGGAACTGTTAATAACATCGTTTCTTTTACAGGCAACTCAATTTGAAATAACAAGACTTGTCGTAGATTCTTGTTATTATATTCAAGTACAAGCCATATCAATTAGCGGCAGAAGACGTTTGAAATCGGAAAAAGTCTCATTGCTATTTAATACTACAATGCCATTAGTACAAAATGGAAAACTTCAATGTTCCACACACAAATCGTCCAAAGAAACAATCACATATGCagccaataataataatattctgATGGAGGATGCGGCAAGCCATAGTAAAAACTCATCTAAATATAATGTTAAATTTCGTCCGAGTAAGAAATTTGGAATGATTGTGCAAATATCGGGATTTCATCCGCAGAAAGGAAGGTAAGGCCCATTTTACACATATCCGGCGACCGGcacgtttatacttaagttcttagacgttttacacgaatcattggcgttttgggaccaattacagattttattgtcacttcgaaaaaaacaccctttaaattttttttaaactctttattcttgctttctatgccaaatgcaacatttttatcaaatttcataAGGGTGGCCCATCAATTCtgttatcacaaaaaaaaacctttttaaccatgatattcttttaaacactttagattcttCTTTCCAATTCCAATTATTAGTTTTTCCAATATACCCACATTTTTTGTACAcctaaaaaacacaatttcacATGAAAAGACTCATTTTATTCGttattcccatgggaaagacaacatttttattaaattttgtaaggggaccttttattatatatttgtCCCAGTTTCTGGTGGTACtatttccgaatttcatcatttcttaaaaagaaaaaaaaaaaaacaccctttcactcaagatattTTTGTAGACTCTGTAGATTCTCAgttcttataacaaacaaaactgtttcaccaagtttaaaaaattaacaaaatgtatgtcagctgttgtgatacctttctcacacataactcaacatctcaaaaaaaaacaccctttccctgctttatctaaaatcttcatcccgaatttcatcagtgtatcgtgtttttcacatgggtttcgataATATTTTACCTGTTAAAGTCATAAatcaagcacccttgttttcaatcggcaataacttttctaagagcaatcgtattgattttatttttatgtcattacaTTGAGCATCAAATAATACaataaaaacatgtgtcatatgatgatattccacaaacagttttgttcactatatttttgaccttcaaccCCTTCCTCTTGGTggcgaaaaaaaacacccttccacccaacttttttgtatagacttttttgatccttggttctCATACCAAAAGCTAATATTAAACTTTCATGAATAAGTTAATAACTATTCGTCGTCCTCAAACGATCGAGTTATGAAGGAAAAGGGTATAACTTCATTACAGCATATTTTGTTCCAATCACACTTTTgtctaaatatttttaaacaaaaccgttattttttcttattattctaGATTAGTTGAAATCTGTGCTGGTGGATTAAATTGTGAAAATCGCGAATATGGAGCCATTCGACCTAAggttatttaataaataaaaaaatatttaattaaattttaaaccattcTTGATTTTCAGAAGGATTATATAGAATATGGAAAACTTAAATTCAATACAACTTACACCATAAGAACAATTGATCCACTTGGCAGTGGGAAAGCTTCCGAAAATGAAGTAAATTCATCAACAGATCACTTTACTACACCAGAGTGTGAAAATTGGCATCaacgttttccaaaaattcatGTTGATTGCTGACAAAAATGCAActcataaaaatttgtttttttttttaactttttttgtaggtatacatacaaattgcaaacaaaattataacatatttgaatgaaaaaaaaagtcaatttactTAATGTTAGCTTTTACAGTTAATATTTATTTAgatttagttttgtttattatttaaataaaaaccataaaacaattattcaaatatatatttatttaataaaaaaaaatatacttatatctgaaatcaattttaaatttggatTGACACCCTAACTTGAAGCAATCAAACTAAAGTTCCTGTGGTTATAACTTATAAATATTTGTCAATTGTTACACTGTGACTGACAACTTAAAAAGTATAACTAACAAGAATGTTATACTTCCAATTTTATTGgtcaaaatataaaactttCGTACTAGAGGATTGCATGACACGACATAATAGTATACTTTGATTAGATAATGTCCTTAATGTCAATCATTTGTATTTCACTTTAACCCTAAAACGATTTTCATAGGTATCTTAATGGATATCAATTGATATATCAGATTTATAACAAAGGAATCCAAATCAACCCTAAATTATAGTTCAATTATTCAATTATATCTACGAAAACATGAAAGATTTTAGATACTGGCGTTGAATTAAACTAGGTGGACGTTAGACAGAAATAAAGTTAGTGGACTGAATATGTTGCGTTTAAGTTggaataatttattataaaacaaaattttatggaggaaataataaaatatgataaattttaaaaatgtattaactgtgtaagttaaattaagatgttaaaattaaattaagattttaaaattaatttttactttgtaATCAAATTTTAGAGTGCTTTTTGGAATTTCTGGACTTTATGGAATTCCTTACTTTATAAACATTTCATACGGATTGTACAAGAGTTTTCTTA includes the following:
- the LOC129915490 gene encoding anosmin-1 isoform X2 gives rise to the protein MLEAKQFFCLLLAVSILRTKDIYGAHQRRVRANRAIDVKDKIIEIQCYARCFKPNTENRYDCERKCRFEMTKTPRPGKCPSLTFSNHIGACIDTCQYDFDCPETQKCCSSTCGPVCQDAVGLDKDPTLPPIPKIIAFKLPKGQRVCEVTIQASANSVYAYHVEARHHVGSLFSARKLGNWQWQSVEKIAEISENKTRRTGISFKLKPGRWYQFRVAAINANGFRGYTEPSKPFALSNHPKPPKSPPDLQVLSSRILPNGQMSLRVAWCPAKSDLPIEKYRVIWALYVRSNDDSLIANETFVKDATQFEITRLVVDSCYYIQVQAISISGRRRLKSEKVSLLFNTTMPLVQNGKLQCSTHKSSKETITYAANNNNILMEDAASHSKNSSKYNVKFRPSKKFGMIVQISGFHPQKGRLVEICAGGLNCENREYGAIRPKKDYIEYGKLKFNTTYTIRTIDPLGSGKASENEVNSSTDHFTTPECENWHQRFPKIHVDC
- the LOC129915490 gene encoding anosmin-1 isoform X1; translation: MLEAKQFFCLLLAVSILRTKDIYGAHQRRVRANRAIDVKDKIIEIQCYARCFKPNTENRYDCERKCRFEMTKTPRPGKCPSLTFSNHIGACIDTCQYDFDCPETQKCCSSTCGPVCQDAVGLDKDPTLPPIPKIIAFKLPKGQRVCEVTIQASANSVYAYHVEARHHVGSLFSARKLGNWQWQSVEKIAEISENKTRRTGISFKLKPGRWYQFRVAAINANGFRGYTEPSKPFALSNQNIRADPKPPKSPPDLQVLSSRILPNGQMSLRVAWCPAKSDLPIEKYRVIWALYVRSNDDSLIANETFVKDATQFEITRLVVDSCYYIQVQAISISGRRRLKSEKVSLLFNTTMPLVQNGKLQCSTHKSSKETITYAANNNNILMEDAASHSKNSSKYNVKFRPSKKFGMIVQISGFHPQKGRLVEICAGGLNCENREYGAIRPKKDYIEYGKLKFNTTYTIRTIDPLGSGKASENEVNSSTDHFTTPECENWHQRFPKIHVDC